The following coding sequences are from one Gossypium hirsutum isolate 1008001.06 chromosome A12, Gossypium_hirsutum_v2.1, whole genome shotgun sequence window:
- the LOC121211235 gene encoding flavonoid 3'-monooxygenase CYP75B137 has protein sequence MADSKDFLQQLLELNQIGDVKTSISMKEIKAILLSIVTGATDTTFTTIEWAMTELLRHPDKLRRVVEELDAIIGDQNIVEEFHLPRLLYLEAVVKETLRIHPPAPLLMPHMPSETIVVAGYTIPKNSNIFFNVWAIQRDTQFWENPLQFEPERFLNVIEKRNYKGNSFDFFPFGSGRRICVGISIAEKIVTLVLATLLHCFEWELPNGRKPDVKEKLLLVLSKAEPLIVVPVARSSNSMQYQ, from the exons ATGGCTGATAGTAAGGATTTTTTGCAGCAATTGTTGGAGCTGAACCAAATAGGAGATGTCAAAACTTCAATATCCATGAAGGAAATAAAGGCTATTCTACTG AGTATTGTAACTGGCGCTACGGACACGACATTTACAACAATAGAGTGGGCGATGACAGAATTACTACGACACCCAGATAAATTGCGAAGAGTCGTTGAGGAATTAGATGCAATAATCGGTGACCAAAACATTGTTGAAGAGTTCCATCTTCCTCGCCTACTCTATTTAGAAGCTGTGGTGAAAGAGACGTTACGAATTCACCCACCGGCTCCTTTGCTAATGCCACACATGCCGAGCGAGACCATCGTCGTAGCCGGTTACACCATCCCCAAAAATTCCAATATTTTCTTCAACGTGTGGGCAATACAAAGGGACACCCAGTTCTGGGAAAACCCTCTTCAATTTGAGCCGGAAAGGTTCTTGAATGTCATTGAGAAAAGGAATTATAAGGGAAATAGTTTCGATTTTTTCCCGTTTGGATCGGGGAGGAGGATTTGTGTTGGGATTTCAATAGCAGAGAAAATTGTGACGCTGGTGTTGGCGACATTGTTGCATTGTTTCGAATGGGAACTGCCGAATGGGCGAAAACCTGATGTGAAAGAGAAACTACTATTGGTGTTGTCGAAAGCTGAGCCACTTATTGTTGTGCCCGTTGCGCGCTCATCTAATTCAATGCAATATCaataa
- the LOC121211234 gene encoding labd-13Z-ene-9,15,16-triol synthase, chloroplastic, translated as MSNFYNKVTGEGWSRRQDGVAAFTITEVAATLTVATLVIIFFSWLVKKLIIKTKPSPPPPPGPIGLPILGHLLFIKPDFLHYVTKQSQIHGPIIKLQLGRKVYIIISSPSIAKQILKDHDAIFANRDIPMAAIKGTFGGLDIVWRSNGPELHKLRKLVVSEIMSNKGLNACYEFRRREIRHMVKNIHGKIGSPINLSEQIFLTTFNVTVNMLWGGSLNGKESNLGLEFKDRFEEFLRLMVEPNVSDMFPVLRPFDLQGIESKAKKNISWFYEFFESVIEQRRKLGEGPKMADSKDFLQQLLELNQTGDVKTSLSMKEINAMLLNIISGATDTTFTTMEWAMTELLRHPDKLRRVVDELDAIISGPNIVEEFHLPRLLYLEAVVKETLRIHPPAPLLMPHMSSETTVVAGYTIPKNSNIFFNVWAIQRDADFWEDPLQFEPERFLNVIEKRNYKGNSFDFFPFGSGRRICVGISMAEKIMMLVLATLLHCFEWELPNGRKPDVKEQLRLVLSKVEPLVVVPIARSSNSMQYL; from the exons ATGTCGAACTTCTACAACAAGGTTACTGGCGAAGGTTGGTCGCGCCGCCAAGACGGAGTGGCTGCGTTCACCATCACTGAAGTGGCAGCCACTCTCACGGTGGCGACGCTAGTAATTATCTTTTTTTCATGGTTGGTTAAGAAACTCATCATCAAAACCAAGCCGTCGCCGCCGCCGCCACCAGGCCCGATAGGCTTGCCGATACTCGGCCACCTCCTTTTCATCAAACCCGATTTCCTCCATTATGTAACCAAGCAATCCCAAATCCACGGCCCTATCATCAAACTTCAGCTGGGAAGAAAAGTTTACATCATCATAAGCTCACCATCAATCGCAAAACAAATCCTCAAAGACCACGACGCCATCTTCGCCAACCGCGACATTCCGATGGCGGCCATAAAAGGAACCTTTGGCGGACTCGACATTGTGTGGAGATCCAATGGCCCAGAATTACACAAGCTACGGAAGCTCGTCGTAAGTGAAATCATGAGCAACAAAGGCCTCAATGCTTGCTACGAGTTTCGCCGACGAGAGATCCGACATATGGTGAAGAATATTCATGGAAAAATCGGGTCACCCATTAACCTCAGTGAACAAATTTTCTTAACAACGTTCAACGTTACGGTTAACATGCTATGGGGTGGTTCGTTGAATGGAAAAGAATCCAACCTTGGGCTTGAATTTAAGGATCGATTCGAGGAATTTTTGAGATTGATGGTAGAACCCAATGTTTCTGATATGTTCCCGGTGCTTAGGCCATTTGATTTACAAGGAATTGAATCCAAAGCCAAGAAAAACATTTCGTGGTTTTATGAGTTTTTCGAATCGGTGATAGAGCAGCGAAGGAAGCTCGGAGAGGGACCAAAAATGGCTGATAGTAAGGATTTTTTGCAGCAATTGTTGGAGCTGAACCAAACAGGAGATGTCAAAACTTCATTATCCATGAAGGAAATAAACGCTATGCTGCTG AATATTATAAGCGGCGCTACGGACACAACATTTACAACAATGGAGTGGGCAATGACGGAATTACTACGACACCCAGATAAATTGCGAAGAGTCGTCGACGAATTGGATGCAATAATCAGTGGCCCAAACATCGTTGAAGAGTTCCATCTTCCTCGCCTACTCTATTTAGAAGCTGTGGTGAAAGAGACATTACGAATTCACCCACCAGCTCCTTTGCTAATGCCACACATGTCGAGTGAGACCACCGTCGTAGCCGGTTACACTATCCCAAAAAATTCCAATATTTTCTTTAACGTGTGGGCAATACAAAGGGACGCCGATTTTTGGGAAGACCCTCTTCAATTCGAGCCAGAAAGGTTCTTGAATGTCATTGAGAAAAGGAATTATAAGGGCAATAGTTTCGATTTTTTCCCGTTTGGATCGGGGAGGAGGATTTGTGTTGGGATTTCAATGGCAGAGAAAATTATGATGCTGGTGTTGGCGACGTTGTTGCATTGTTTTGAATGGGAATTGCCGAATGGGCGAAAACCTGATGTGAAAGAGCAACTACGATTGGTGTTGTCGAAGGTGGAGCCGCTTGTTGTTGTGCCCATTGCGCGTTCATCTAATTCAATGCAATATCTATAA
- the LOC107930948 gene encoding labd-13Z-ene-9,15,16-triol synthase, chloroplastic: MAAIKGTFGGLDIVWRSNGPELQKLRKLVVREIMSNNGLDACYEFRRREIRQMVKNIHGKIGSPINLSEQIFLTMLSVTMSMLWGGSLNGEVAKLGLEIKDRLEEFMKLMGEPNLSDIFPMLRPFNLQGIESKAKKHVSWFYGFLESVIKQRMKLGEGPKMADSKDFLQQLLELNQRGDAKTSLSMMEIKAVLLDMVIGGTDTTFATIEWAMTELLRHPNKLRKVIEELDAIIGDQNVVEESNISRLPYLTAVVKETLRIHPPAPLLVPHMPNETTVIAGYSIPKNSWIFFNVWAIQRDAEFWEDPLRFEPERFLKDTEKRNYTGNSFHFFPFGSRRRICVGIPLVEKITMQILATLLHCFDWELPDGRQPNVKEKLQFVLTKAEPLVVVPVARLSNSIQYQ; encoded by the exons ATGGCGGCCATAAAAGGAACCTTTGGCGGTCTTGACATTGTGTGGAGATCCAACGGCCCAGAATTGCAGAAGCTACGTAAGCTCGTCGTACGTGAAATCATGAGCAACAATGGCCTCGATGCCTGCTACGAATTTCGCCGACGAGAGATCCGACAAATGGTGAAGAATATCCATGGGAAAATCGGGTCACCCATTAACCTCAGCGAACAAATATTCTTAACAATGCTGAGCGTTACGATGAGCATGCTATGGGGTGGTTCGTTGAATGGAGAAGTAGCAAAGCTTGGGCTTGAAATTAAGGATCGACTAGAGGAATTTATGAAATTGATGGGAGAACCCAATCTTTCTGACATTTTCCCGATGCTTAGGCCATTCAATTTACAAGGAATTGAATCCAAAGCCAAGAAGCATGTGTCGTGGTTTTATGGGTTTCTCGAATCAGTGATAAAGCAGCGAATGAAGCTCGGAGAGGGACCAAAAATGGCGGACAGTAAGGATTTTCTGCAGCAATTGTTGGAGCTGAACCAAAGAGGAGATGCCAAAACTTCATTATCCATGATGGAAATAAAGGCTGTGCTGCTG GATATGGTAATCGGCGGTACAGACACAACATTTGCGACGATAGAGTGGGCAATGACGGAATTATTACGGCACCcgaataaattgagaaaagtcATCGAGGAATTGGATGCAATAATTGGGGACCAAAACGTTGTCGAGGAGTCCAATATTTCTCGCTTGCCTTATTTAACTGCAGTGGTGAAAGAAACACTCCGAATTCATCCACCAGCTCCCTTGCTAGTGCCGCACATGCCGAATGAGACAACTGTCATAGCCGGTTACAGCATCCCTAAGAATTCTTGGATTTTCTTCAACGTGTGGGCAATACAAAGGGATGCCGAGTTTTGGGAAGACCCACTTCGATTTGAACCGGAAAGGTTCTTGAAAGACACTGAGAAAAGGAATTATACGGGAAATAGTTTCCATTTTTTCCCGTTTGGATCAAGGAGGAGGATTTGTGTTGGGATTCCATTGGTGGAGAAAATTACAATGCAGATTTTAGCGACATTGTTGCATTGTTTTGATTGGGAATTGCCAGATGGGCGACAACCTAATGTAAAAGAGAAGTTACAATTCGTGTTAACGAAAGCAGAGCCGCTTGTTGTGGTGCCTGTTGCACGtttatctaattcaatacaatacCAATAG
- the LOC107930992 gene encoding 40S ribosomal protein S20-2, which translates to MTYAPMKPTKPGYEEPHEQIRKIRITLCSKNVKNLEKVCSDLIQAAKAKAIRVKGPVRIPTKVLRITRKAPCGEGTNTWDIYELRIHKRLIDLYSTPDVVKQVTSITMEPGVQVEVTIVDV; encoded by the exons atgaCATATGCACCCATGAAGCCTACTAAGCCTGGTTATGAAGAACCACATGAGCAAATACGTAAGATAAGGATTACCCTTTGTTCAAAAAATGTGAAGAACTTGGAGAA AGTTTGCAGTGATTTGATCCAAGCTGCTAAAGCTAAAGCTATTAGGGTTAAGGGACCGGTGAGAATACCTACAAAAGTCCTACGTATCACGAGGAAGGCTCCTTGTGGTGAA GGAACCAACACATGGGACATATATGAGCTAAGGATCCACAAGAGATTGATAGATTTGTATAGCACACCAGATGTGGTGAAGCAAGTCACTTCAATTACCATGGAACCTGGTGTTCAAGTTGAAGTTACTATTGTTGATGTTTGA
- the LOC121211236 gene encoding protein EXORDIUM-like 3 isoform X2, with amino-acid sequence MHWVLSVLLAVIGVTALLVVTPVSGYRPWPYVKPNSSDLMFGGSKKFEGSSEFVHMRYHMGPVLTAHITIHPIWYGRWQKSQKKIIREFINSISAVDSKHPSVAGWWKTVQLYTDQTGANISRTVLLGEEKNDRFYSHGKSFTRLSIQSVIKSAVTARTKPLPINPKSGLYLLLTSDDVYVEDFCGQVCGFHYFTFPSIVGYTLPYAWVGNSAKLCPGVCAYPFAVPQYMPGLKPLKSPNGDVGVDGMISVIGHEVAELATNPLVNAWYAGQDPVAPVEIADLCEGIYGTGGGGSYTGQLLNDKDGATYNMNGIRRRYLVQWVWNHIVSYCTGPNALDQ; translated from the coding sequence ATGCACTGGGTTCTTTCTGTGTTGCTTGCAGTTATCGGAGTTACTGCACTGCTCGTTGTAACTCCGGTAAGTGGGTACCGTCCATGGCCGTACGTAAAACCCAACAGCTCCGACTTAATGTTCGGAGGCTCTAAGAAATTTGAGGGCTCATCGGAGTTTGTACATATGAGATATCATATGGGTCCAGTCCTTACTGCTCATATCACCATCCACCCAATCTGGTACGGCCGGTGGCAGAAATCACAGAAGAAAATCATCCGTGAGTTCATCAACTCGATCTCCGCCGTTGATTCCAAACACCCTTCGGTGGCTGGGTGGTGGAAGACCGTACAGCTTTACACCGACCAAACGGGAGCCAACATTTCCCGTACGGTGCTATTAGGTGAAGAGAAAAACGATCGTTTTTACTCCCACGGGAAATCCTTCACGCGCTTATCGATACAGTCCGTTATCAAAAGCGCTGTAACGGCCCGTACGAAACCGTTACCCATCAATCCCAAAAGCGGGTTGTACCTCTTGCTCACCTCCGACGATGTGTACGTCGAAGATTTTTGCGGCCAAGTCTGTGGGTTCCATTACTTCACGTTCCCCTCAATCGTGGGGTACACGCTCCCGTACGCATGGGTGGGTAACTCCGCCAAGCTTTGCCCAGGAGTATGCGCTTACCCTTTTGCCGTACCTCAATACATGCCGGGGTTGAAGCCGTTAAAGTCACCCAACGGTGACGTTGGAGTTGACGGGATGATAAGTGTGATCGGACACGAAGTCGCCGAATTAGCAACCAACCCACTGGTTAACGCTTGGTACGCCGGTCAAGACCCGGTGGCTCCGGTGGAAATTGCGGATTTATGTGAGGGTATATATGGAACTGGAGGTGGTGGGTCTTATACAGGACAGTTATTGAATGATAAAGATGGTGCAACGTATAATATGAATGGGATCAGACGGAGGTACTTGGTTCAGTGGGTTTGGAACCATATTGTGAGTTATTGTACTGGGCCTAATGCTCTTGatcagtaa
- the LOC121211236 gene encoding protein EXORDIUM-like 3 isoform X1, with product MHWVLSVLLAVIGVTALLVVTPVSGYRPWPYVKPNSSDLMFGGSKKFEGSSEFVHMRYHMGPVLTAHITIHPIWYGRWQKSQKKIIREFINSISAVDSKHPSVAGWWKTVQLYTDQTGANISRTVLLGEEKNDRFYSHGKSFTRLSIQSVIKSAVTARTKPLPINPKSGLYLLLTSDDVYVEDFCGQVCGFHYFTFPSIVGYTLPYAWVGNSAKLCPGVCAYPFAVPQYMPGLKPLKSPNGDVGVDGMISVIGHEVAELATNPLVNAWYAGQDPVAPVEIADLCEGIYGTGGGGSYTGQLLNDKDGATYNMNGIRRRYLVQWVWNHIVILAFVGFGRVGVDA from the exons ATGCACTGGGTTCTTTCTGTGTTGCTTGCAGTTATCGGAGTTACTGCACTGCTCGTTGTAACTCCGGTAAGTGGGTACCGTCCATGGCCGTACGTAAAACCCAACAGCTCCGACTTAATGTTCGGAGGCTCTAAGAAATTTGAGGGCTCATCGGAGTTTGTACATATGAGATATCATATGGGTCCAGTCCTTACTGCTCATATCACCATCCACCCAATCTGGTACGGCCGGTGGCAGAAATCACAGAAGAAAATCATCCGTGAGTTCATCAACTCGATCTCCGCCGTTGATTCCAAACACCCTTCGGTGGCTGGGTGGTGGAAGACCGTACAGCTTTACACCGACCAAACGGGAGCCAACATTTCCCGTACGGTGCTATTAGGTGAAGAGAAAAACGATCGTTTTTACTCCCACGGGAAATCCTTCACGCGCTTATCGATACAGTCCGTTATCAAAAGCGCTGTAACGGCCCGTACGAAACCGTTACCCATCAATCCCAAAAGCGGGTTGTACCTCTTGCTCACCTCCGACGATGTGTACGTCGAAGATTTTTGCGGCCAAGTCTGTGGGTTCCATTACTTCACGTTCCCCTCAATCGTGGGGTACACGCTCCCGTACGCATGGGTGGGTAACTCCGCCAAGCTTTGCCCAGGAGTATGCGCTTACCCTTTTGCCGTACCTCAATACATGCCGGGGTTGAAGCCGTTAAAGTCACCCAACGGTGACGTTGGAGTTGACGGGATGATAAGTGTGATCGGACACGAAGTCGCCGAATTAGCAACCAACCCACTGGTTAACGCTTGGTACGCCGGTCAAGACCCGGTGGCTCCGGTGGAAATTGCGGATTTATGTGAGGGTATATATGGAACTGGAGGTGGTGGGTCTTATACAGGACAGTTATTGAATGATAAAGATGGTGCAACGTATAATATGAATGGGATCAGACGGAGGTACTTGGTTCAGTGGGTTTGGAACCATATT gttATTTTGGCCTTTGTGGGTTTTGGTCGGGtgggtgttgatgcatga